Genomic DNA from Salinibacter pepae:
CGAAGATGCCGTTGTCCGTCCCGAGAAGCGCGAGGCGCTGGAGGGCCTCGTGCGGAAGCTGTTTGAGCGGCGGCACCACGGCCTCATCGGCGGACGGGAAAAAGACTGGCTGACCGTCGAACTCGTCCAGTCGCTGCGGGCGGAAAGCCAGGTGTATCAGGAGGCCCTGAGCACAAAGACCGACGGCCCCCTGCCGTTTGCCCTTGGCTACTTTCAGGTCCGCAGGGACCGGCTCACGCTGGTCAGCGACGAGGTCCCCGCCAATGTCTCCCCCGAAACGCTCGTGCGGTTCCTAAGCGAGTTTTTGCAAGTGGGGGCGACCTTCTGGTTCGCGGACGAGGAGGGGGAACAGGCGTGGACGATTCAGGGGGTTGGGGAGGTCGACCGGGGGGCCGGCACGCCCGGCGCCGCCCCGCGTCAGGTGCCCGAAGACGAATCGGCAGGTGCCAACAATTGAAGAAGGCGCGGCGCGGCGTCCTGCATCGACAGATTCTCAAGGTCGTTCCGGTCGTCCGGCAGGAGCGCAACGGTGCGGTACCGACCGCCCTGTTCGTTGCCCAGGTGCTCTCGCACCCGCACCCCCAGGCACGAGCCGTCGTGGGCGACCAGGCCGGTGACCGTGTTGGGCCGGTTCGGAAACGGGGTGCCGTCCGGAAGGGCCTCCTCGACGGCATGCAGGGCCGCCCGTGCGGCGTCGGGGGACGGCGCCTCCAGCCGCGTGAACAGGTCTACGGCAAGCTCGCGGTGAAAGTCGACCTCAACGCGACTCATGGTGGGGTTCATGGGCGTCCAGTCGAGGTCGATCGTCCCGCATCCCCCCGTCAGCTCCTCGACGGCGTCGAGGAGGGTAGGAAAGCGCTCCTCGAAGGCCCCCTTCAGCTCCGCGTACCCGCGCATCTCGCCGCGCATGTCCGGGCGCCGACTCATGCCCTCGGCCGCCTTCGTCGAGGCCTCCCGGAGCCACTGTCGGATCTCCTCGGTCTGCATGAGCCGCTCGTTGGCGGCCTGCACCGAGGTCGAGAGGAGGGGAGCAAGCAGAGACGTCCAGTCCTCTTTGGAGCGAGCGGGGGGCATCGTCAGGAGGGGGAAATGGCACGATCAACGACAGGCAGGGCACGAACACGGAGGAACAAAAGAGGCCCTTCTATGTCCAATGTAGGCCTCCCTTTTTCTAAATGTCACCGGATGCATATTGTGCCTGACCGACCCGCGACGTCGCGGCAGCCGAAGACGATGCCGCTCGACGAGCTTTCCGAGCACCTCCAGCTCTCGAAGCAGACCCTGGTCCGCTGGACCGATCGCCACCTGATCGACGCGGACCTCTACTGGTCCCTCTCCGACGCCAACGAGGAGATTCGGATGATCGACCTCACGGACGAGACCCTCGACTTCCTCGAGGACTTTGCTGCCGACTACCGAGAGGATGTCGTGAGCCGCACCGAGGCGCGGCGCATTCTCAAGCAGATTGACCGGAAGAAAATCAAAAAGCTGATTCGGGCCGGGGACGTCGAAGACGTGGAGGTCGATGAAGAGACGCGAGTCGTCGTGGGCAGCCTCGAAGACTACCTGATGAGGCGGGAGCGTGTGGAGGAAGAAGAGGACGACGAATGACGCTGCCGATTACGCCTCGCCGGAGAGCATCGCCTTGAGGGTCGGGCGCATCTCCTCGGTGGGGAAAATGCCGACGACCCGCTTGGTGACCTGTCCGTCCGGGGTTACCAGAATCGTGGTCGGAAGGCCGGGAATGGGGCCGAACGCCGCCTCGGCGGCGCCCGACTTGTCTATGACAATCGGGTAGCTGATCTCAAGCTTCTGCGCAAACGGCTTCACCACCTCGCGGCCCTTGCGGTCCAGTGCGACGCCGATGACCGTGAGGTTCTCAAAGTCTGTGTGCAGGCTCTTGAGGTCCGGAATCTCCTCCCGGCACGGCGCGCACCAGGTGGCCCAAAAATTGACGAGCAGCAGTTCGCCGTCCCGGGCTTCGAGGTCGATGGATGCCCCGTCGAGCGTTTCCAGTGTGAGTGCGGGCACCGGCTTGGGCCCCACGTCCCGCACCTTTCCGGGAATGGGGCCGCGCGACGCGGATGCGGACGGCGCGGCCTGGTCGCTCGTCTCGGCTGTATCGTCCCCCCCACATGCGGTCAGCAAAACGAGCAGTCCGACGGTGCAGGCGAGGGTCAAGAGGCGACGCATAAGGGGCGTTAGTTGGTGGAAGAAGGCGCAGACTGGACGGCCTCGCGGACGGCATCGGCCGTAACGTCGAAGTGAGACGCGTCAAAGACCGGGGCCTCATCGTCGAGGACGATGACCTGCGGCGTCTCGTGTCGGATGTCCAGGGCCTCCGCGATCTCGTCGGACAGGGCCCGACTCTCCTGCACGACGAGCCTGTAGACGGGCAGGGCACTGTCCTCGGCCAGGGGCTGCAGTTGCGTCTCGGCCTTGGCGCTCACCGGACAGGCCGAGCTGTGCTTGAACACGAGCACCGGCTGGGTTTTGGACGCGGATCGGGCCTCGGCCCAACTGGCGTCGGTGGAGAGGGGACGGAAGGAAGAATCGGACACTGCACGTGATGCGTCAATGGTACAAACGGCTCGTTCCATCTGTACCACGACGCGGGGACCGTGATACACGGGCGGGGGTGAACAATCGGTCAATACCGTTTGGTCGGGCCCGAGACGGTCGACTCGGTCGGGGCGGGCCCTGCATTCTCTTGCTCATTCAATGCATGCACGCTTATGGAAACGCCGGACACCGGGGCCAACGACGTGCGGTGGGCCCTCGACGACCTGTACGCCGACCCGGATGCCCTCGAAGAGGACCTTGCGTCACTGGAGGCCGACGCGACGGCCTTCGCCGAGCAGTACCGAGGACGGATTGGAGAGTTAGGACCCGAAGCCTTGTCTGAGGCCCTGGACACGCTTGGGGCCCTTCAGGACCGGCTCGGCCGGGCACACGCCTACGCGCACCTGTCCTGGACCGCCGACACCAACGACGCCGAGCGAGGGGCCCTCCGGCAGTCGGTGCAAGAGACGGTGGACCGCATCCAGCAACGTCTCGTCTTCTTCGACACCGAATGGGTGGCCCTCGACCCGGAGCGCGTGGAGGACCTCCTCGGCCACGAGGCCCTCGACGACTACCGCCACTACCTCGAGACCGAATATCAGCGCAAGGAGCATGTCCTGAGTGAAGCGGAGGAGAAGGTGCTCTCGGAAAAGAGCATTACCGGCAAGAACGCCTGGACGCGCTTCTTCGACGAGACCCTCGGCGCGGCGCGGTTCGAGCTCGACGGCGAGTCGCTTCCCCAGGAACAGACCCTCTCGAAACTCTACGACCCTGATCGCACCGTTCGGCGGGAGGCGGCGCACGCCTTCACGGACGGACTGAAAGACCACCTCCGCACCCTCACGTACGTCTTCAACACGCTCCTGGCGGACAAGGCCTCCACCGATCGGCTCCGCGAATACGACCACTGGCTCGAACAGCGAAACCTCGCGAACGAGGTGGACGACGAGACGGTCGATACGCTCATCGAGGCCGTCACCGGTCGATACGACCTGGTAGCGCGGTTCTACCGCCTCAAAAAGCAGCTCCTAGACGTCGACGAGCTCTACGACTACGACCGCTACGCGCCCATCCGCGAGGCGGACTCCACCTACGAGTGGGGCGATGCGCGGGCCCTCGTCCTGGAGGCGTACGGGGACTTCCACCCGACGATGGCACAGGTCGCCCGCCAGTTCTTCGAGGGCGACTGGATCGACGCTGCCCTCGTCCCGGGCAAGCGCAGCGGCGCCTTCAGCCACGGGACGGTGCCGAGCGCCCACCCCTACGTGCTCCTCAACTATACGGGCAAGCCCCGCGACGTGCAGACCCTCGCCCACGAGTTGGGCCACGGCGTGCACCAGTCCCTGGCCCGCGAGCAGTCCATTTTTCACCACGGCACCCCCCTTACGACTGCCGAGATGGCCTCCGTCTTTGGCGAGATGCTCGTCTTTCAGCGCCTGATGCGCAACGAGGAGGACCCGGCCAACCGACTCGCCCTCCTGGTTGCCAAGATCGACGACACGCTCGCGACGGTCTTTCGGCAGGTGGCCATGAATCGGTTTGAGCACCGGATCCACACGACCCGTCGGAATCAGGGGGAGCTTCAGGCCGACCAGTTCGCGGAGCACTGGATGGAGACGCAGCGAGCCATGTTCGAGGGAAGCGTGACCCTTGGCGAGCACTACCAACACTGGTGGAGCTACGTCCCGCACTTCCTGCACACGCCGGGCTACGTGTACGCCTACGCGTTCGGCGAACTGTTGGTGCTGGCCCTGTACGCCCGGTACGAGTCGTCCGACGGGGGCTTCGCCGATCGCTACCTGGATCTCCTCCGGGCGGGCGGGGCCGACTGGCCCCACGAGTTGGTGGGGCAAATGGGGGTGGACCTGGAAGACGAAGACTTCTGGACCGACGGGCTCTCGCATATCGAGGCCCTCATCGAGGAGGCGGAGGCGCTGGCGGACCAGACGGCGCTCGGCTCGGCCCGCGGGAACGGACGGGCGCGACCCTCCTCCTGAGTCATTCACCTCGTCACTGGTCTCCGTTTCCTTGTGTCCGATTCGCCACGCCCGAGCAGCCGGCCCGATTTCTGGGACGTCCGCTACGAGCAGGACCGACATCTCTTCGGGGCGTGGCCGAATGCCTTCGTGAAGGCAGCGGCCCACCGCCTGCCCCCCGAGAGCGCGGTTGTGGAGCTGGGGGCGGGGGAGGGGCGCACGGCGGCCTGGCTGGCCCGGGAGCACGGGCATCGCGTGACCGCCGTCGATTTTTCGGAGGCGGCCCTGAAAACGGCGCAGGAGCGGGCGGAGGCCGAGCACCTCCGGCTCGACACCGTTCGGGCCGACGTGCGCACCGGGCGGCCCGATCGGCAGTGGGACGCGGCCGTCGTCACGTTCCTGCAGTTGCTTCCCGACGAGCGTCTTCATTTGTGCCGCTTGCTGAAAACCAGTGTCCGTTCCGGCGGTTGGCTGCTTGCCGAGTGGCTTCGGCCGGCTCACCTGACGGGTCCCTACCACCGCATTCCCTACCACCGCATTCCCTACCACCGCATGGGGCCGAGCCGGGCGGACCGGATGGTACCAGGTGCGTCGGGCCTTCGCGGGCGAGCGCCTTGCGTCTGTGGAGGCCGTAGACGTGCACCTCCAGGAAGGCCCTCACCGCACTGGGGACGCCGCCGTCGTTCGGGGCGTTGTGCAGGCCGGAGGGGGCTGGAGGAAAAGCGGCCGTGGGGGACCGCCCCACGGCTGTCTTCCAAATGGCCGTGCCCGGTCGTCAAGGCTTCCCGTGTAGACATTGCCGGTGGCAGAAGATACATTTGCACCTACAAAACTGTGGGGCATACGTCCCCGGCATCCTTTCTCACTTAGACTCACTTCCTTAGACTCACTTCCCTCCCCATGCTCGAAATTAATGACCTGCTGGTCGCCCGCGACTTCTCGTCGGTCTCCAATCGGGCCGTCCGGTACGCCCTGGACGTGGCCGCGCGGACCGGCGCCACGCTTCATGTCCTGCACGCCGAGGTCCTCCACGAGGCCTCCACCCCGGACGCGGAGGGCGGCGGCCGCTCGCCAGGGCACGACATTCCCCGATTTCGGGACGAAGTGCGGCAGGAAAGCACCGTTTCGACGGACGCCCTCGACGCGGTGGCCATCAAGGAGATCGAGCGACGTGACGTGTCGGCCGGCCCCGCAATCCTGAGTTACGCGGCGGAGACGGGCGTGGATCTCATCGCCCTCGGGACCCATGGGCGCCGCGGCCCGAGTCGCATCCTACTGGGTAGTGTGGCCGAGGAGGTGGTGCGCCGGTCCGATCAACCGGTGTTGACGGTCCGTGGCGACGCCGAGGAGCAGACTGAAGTCCACCCCCGGATTGTCGATCGGATTCTGGTCCCCGTTGACTTTTCTGAACCGTCCCGCGAGGCCCTCCGCACCGCGAAGGAATGGGCGGCCCTTTACGACGCGTCGATCGACGTTCTGCACGTCGTGGCCGAGCGCATTCAGCCGGCTTTCTATACCGGCGGGGTGCAGTCCATTTACGACATGGAGCCGGACATTGAGCAGAAGATGATGGACCGCCTGGAGGCCTTCGTCGCCGACACCGGCGGGCCGGAGCGGGCAATCCGACCGCACGTCACGGTCGGGAACGCAGCGCCGGACATCGCGGAGTTTGTAGACGCTGAGTCGGTGGACCTCGTGGCCATGTCGACCCACGGCCGCACGGGGCTGGATCGCTTTCTGCTCGGAAGTGTGGCCGAGAAGATCATCCGACATGTGCACTGCCCGGTTCTGACAACGAAGCCGTTTGGCACGACCTTCGCCCCGTCGGCGGACGCGGCCGAATCGGATGCCGGTGCGTGATTCGACTTTGCGCTGCCCGTCGCACGGCCCCGACCGGGTGCCCATGTTGCACGTCGACCGCATTCTGTGTCCCACCGATGGGTCTGGGTGTGCGGGGCGGGCCCACCGCCACGCCCAGCACCTTGCCGCCCATCTCGATGCCGCCCTCCATGTGATCTCCGTCGAGGAGTGCGACGTGGATCCCGACGAGGGGATTGGGGTCGAGCCTGCGAGTCCCCGAGCGGACCTGCACGGACTAAAACCGGGGGCGGGGCCGGTGCCGGCCCCACGCGTTCGGGAGCGGACCGTCGCCCACCCGACCGCGGCGGGCGGCATTCTGAACTACGTCGTCCAGTACGACATGGATCTGGTCGTGATGGGCACCCACGGCCATCGAGGCGTCCGGCGCTTGCTCCTGGGAAGCGTGGCGGAGGAGGTGGTTCGCAAGGCCCCGTGCCCCGTGGTGACGGTGGGCCGGGGGGCGACTGCCCCCGAAGGCCTGGAAGGCAGCACCCTGTTGGTTCCGGTCGACGTTTCGGAGCACCGATTTCGGGTCATGGCCCACGCCCGGGCGATTGCCCTCGTGTACGGCATGGCCCTCAGGCTTTTCCACGTCGTGGAGGTGACGGGCCTGCCCGATGCCTACGGGGTATACGGCTCGCCGCCCGACCCGGGCGTCCTGTTTGACCGGGCCGAGACGGTGCTCGAGGGGGAGGCCGAGTCGCTCCGGACGACGAGACTTGAGGTCACGCTCGATGTGCGTGGGGGGCATCCGGCCGCCGAAATTCTGGACGCGGCGCGGGAGGGCGGGGCGGCCTTCATCACCCTCGGAACCCACGGTCGGACGGGGCTGGAGCATATGTTGACGGGCAGCGTGGCGGAAAAGGTGCTTCGGCAGGCCCCGTGTCCGGTCTGCGCCGTGAAGTCCTTCGGTCGGTCCCTGGTCGACGGCGACGACATCGCCGACGCGTAGCAGCCCCCCCAACGCAGTCTCCTTCCAACCGCCTTTCATGCCATGGCGCTTCCCCGTTCGCAGGACGGCCTCGTGCTGATGTGGAGTGGGGGCAAGGATGCAATGCTGGCCCTCGACGTGCTTCACAGCCAGTCGCCCCGGCGGGTGGGGGCGTTGCTCACAACGGTGACGGCGCACGAGGAGCGCGTCACGATGCACGGCACCCCACTGTCCCTCGTCGAACGACAGGCCGACGCGCTCAATCTTCCGCTCCATGTCATGCGGGTGCCGCCCCAGCCCCCGAATGAGGTGTACGAGGCGCGTCTGGAGGCGGCCCTGACGCCCCTCCTGGAGGACGGGTTCTCGACCGTCGTCGCGGGGGACCTGTTCCTCGATGATGTGCGCGCCTACCGCGAAGCGCTGATCGAGTCGGTGGGGGCCACGGCCCTGTTCCCGCTGTGGGGACGCGACACGACGTGGCTGGCCCAGCGCTTCTCGACGCGGGGCTACCGGGCCGTCGTGACCGCCGTCGACACCACCCAGCTCGATTCCTCCTTCGTGGGGCGGGCCTACGACGATTCGTTTTTGGAGGACCTGCCCGATGCGGTCGACCCCTGTGGCGAGAAGGGGGCCTTCCACACGTTCGTGAGCGACGGCCCGCCGTTTGCCGCGTCCGTGCCCGTGGCCGAGACCGGTCGAGACACCACGGGACGCATCCACACGGTCCGCCTTCGGGCGACCGGGGAGGAGGCGTAGGCGTAGCGTTTTCGCCCCGGGCCGGATTGGATCCGAGAATCGTGACGTGAGGGCCTGCTTCAACTCCCTGCAAACACAAAAACCCCTCCGCCCGGTGCTGCCGAACGGAGGGGAAGGGGGGCTTTGCAGGAGAACGGCTACTCCTCGTCGGAGGCTGTTGAGGGCTCCTCCCCGGATCCGTTCTCGTCGGTGGACGCGCCCTCGGCAACCTCCTCGGCGGAGACGCTGCTGGCCTCTCCGTTTGCGTCTGCCGGGGCCTCCTCCGTCGGGGCCTCGCCCTCCTCAACCTCGAAGGACAGCTCCTCCGATTCGCCGTCGTGCGTGATAAGGACCGTGTCGCCCTCCGTGATCTCGTCGTGGAGGATGTCTTCGGCCATCGGGTCCTGCACGTACTTCTGAAGGGCCCTGCGGAGCGGCCGGGCGCCGTACTTCTGGTCGAACCCGCGGTCCGTTAGGAATTCCTTGGCGGCCTCGTCAAACTCGAGGTCGAGGCCCAGCTCCTCGGCCCGCTCGAAGAGATCCTCCGACATGATGTCGATGATGTCGAAGATGTTCTCCTTGTTGAGCGGGTTGAAGACGATCACGTCGTCGAGCCGGTTCAGGAACTCCGGGTTGAAGACGTTCTTGAGGGCGTCCTGAACGGTGGACTTCATGGACGTGTAGTCCATGTCTTCCCCGTCCGTCTGGTCGAATCCAATCCCCTGGCCGAAGGACTTGATGTCCTGCGTGCCAATGTTAGAGGTCATGATGAGGATCGTATTGCGGAAGTCAACCTCCCGCCCCATGCCGTCGGTCAGGATCCCATCATCCAACACCTGCAGGAGGATGTTGGAGACATCCGGGTGGGCCTTCTCAATCTCATCGAGCAGGACGACGGAGTACGGCTTTCGGCGCACCTTCTCGGTCAGCTGGCCGCCCTCCTCGTGGCCCACGTATCCCGGCGGGGCCCCCACGAGTCGGCTGACGGAGAACTTCTCCATGTACTCGCTCATGTCGATTCGGATGAGCGACTCTTGAGAGTCGAAGAGGTACTCGGTGAGAACCTTGGCCAGCTCGGTCTTGCCGACGCCGGTGGGCCCGAGGAAAATGAAGGAGCCAATGGGCTTCTCCGGGTCCTTCAGGCCGGCACGGGTGCGACGGATGGCCTTCGACAGCTTCTCGATGGCTTCGTCCTGTCCCACCACGTGCTCCTTGAGCGACTCCTCCATCTTGAGGAGCTTCTGCTGCTCCGGCTCGCTGATCTTGTCAACCGGGATGCCCGTCATCATGGCCACCACTTCGGCGATCTCCTCCGAGGTGACGTCGTGGACCTCGGTCTCGGCCTGCTCGTGCCACTGCTGCTTGGCCTCCTCCAGCTCCTCCTGGAGCGTCTTCTCCTTGTCGCGGAGGCGGGCCGCCTCTTCGAACCGCTGGCTCTTGACGACCTGGTTTTTCTCCTCCTGGACGTCCTCGATCTGCTCCTCGAGCTCCAGAATTTCGGGCGGGACCTCGATGTTGGAGAGGTGAACCCGCGCGCCGGCCTCGTCCATCACGTCGATGGCCTTGTCCGGCAGGAAGCGATCGGTGATGTAGCGGTCGCTCAACTGGACCGCCAGGTCGATCGCCTCTTCGGAGAAGCGGACGTTATGGTGGTCCTCGTAGTAGGACTTGATGTTCGAGAGGATGTTGACCGTCTCCTCGGGCGTCGACGGGTCGACGATAATTTTCTGGAAGCGGCGGTCGAGTGCGCCGTCGCCCTCAATGTTTTGGCGGTACTCGTCCAGCGTGGTCGCCCCGATGCACTGCAGGTCGCCGCGGGCGAGCGCGGGCTTGAACATGTTCGACGCGTCCAGGCTGCCGGACGCCCCGCCGGCCCCGACGATGGTGTGGATTTCGTCGATGAAGAGGATGATGTCGTCGTTGTCCTCCAGCTCCTTCATCACGGCCTTCATCCGCTCCTCGAACTGGCCCCGGTACTTGGTGCCGGCCACAAGGGAGGCAAGGTCGAGCGTGACGATGCGCTTGTCGTAGAGCACGCGGCTGACCTTGCGATCCACGATCCGCGCGGCAAGCCCCTCCGCGATGGCGGTTTTCCCGACGCCCGGCTCCCCAATGAGAACCGGGTTGTTCTTCTTGCGTCGGCTCAGGATCTGGGCGACACGCTTGATCTCTTCCTCGCGCCCGATGATGGGATCGAGTTCGTCCTCCTCCGCTAGCTCCGTCAGGTCCCGGCCGAAGTTGTCCAGGACCGGCGTGTTGCTGTTCTCCGACTCGCTGCTCTCCTGCCCGTAGCCGGAGGAGAGACGGCCGCCGGATCCACCGCTGCCGCTGGAAGAGGAAGAAGCCTTGCCACTGATAATGGAGTCTAGCTCGTTTCTCACGGCGTCGTACGTTACTGAAAAGCCTTGTTGGAGAATTTGCGCGGCGATGTTCTCATCGTCCCGGAGCAGGCTCAGGAGGAGGTGCTCCGTCCCAATGACGTCGCTCTTGTAAAGCTTCGCCTCCAGGTACGTGATCTTGAGCACCTTCTCGGCCTGCTTGGTAAGGGGGATGTTCCCCACCGAGGTGGAGCTGCTGGTGCTTCGGACCGTGTCCTCCACGGCCTCCTTGAGCTCCAACAGATCGCACCCGAGGTTGCGGAGGATCTTCACCGCGATTCCGTCGCCCTCCCGGATGAGCCCGAGCAGGAGGTGCTCCGTACCGATGTAGTCGTGCCCGAGTCGGACCGCCTCTTCGCGGCTGTAGGAAATAACGTCCCGGACGCGATTCGAGAAATTGCCTTCCATACCAGATGGGTTGAACGATCAAAAGCGCCGCGTCGGCGCCCTACACGAACGGGGATGCAACGAGGAGACATCGAAGCGCCCGTCCCTCGAAGGACGACCCCATGCGTGAAGCACGTGGTGCAAGCAGTAACCAGGCATCTGCGCATTCTGTTCCCCTCCCCGATCCGCCTGCATATTGGGAGGCGAACTAGTGCAGGAGCGTTACAAGATTGACGAAGCGGTCGGGCACGATGGTGTGACGCCAGACGGGCGTTAGGGGCCGAGCCCGGGGATCGTCAAGGGGCAGTGCGCGAAGGAAGGCGGGGACTAGGCCGCAAAGCTGGCGCCGCAGCCGCACGTCTCGGTCGCGTTGGGGTTCTCGAAGGTAAAGCCCCGCGCGTCGAGCCCGTCGTGATAGTTGATGGTGGTCCCCATCAGGTAGAGCCCGTGTCGCTTGTCCATGTAGACGGTGATCCCGTCGAGATTAAACACCTTGTCCTTCTCGCGCTCCTTGTCGAACCCGAGCACGTAGCTCATCCCCGAACAGCCGCCGCCTTTCACGCCTACGCGGAGCCCATAGCCGTCCGGAATGTTCTTCTTGTTGATGATCTTTCGGATCTCGCGCGCCGCGTTCGGACTGATTTGGATTGGGGCGTCCTGGGAAGAGGTATCCGACGTCGGGGAGGCAATATCGGGCATAGAAGGAAAATACGGATGAGCCTTTCTGCAGACCTCTCGATTCGTGGTCATGCCTACCAAACAGGGCATTTCCCTGTTCCGGTGCCCACGGCCTCGCAGGCAGGCATCCCTGGAGAACCCGTCCCTTCACCGCGAAGGTGCCGGCCCCGAATTGGTGGATTCGAGAAATGTGTTTGGGACCGATGGACCCGTGGGCCATGCAGACAGTCCGTTGACGTGCTCCCGCTTCCCACAAGTTTCTCCGTGCCGTCGTGACTTCTATCAAACCGCCCGCGTCCGTTCCGCCTTCTGCAATCGCTGCTGTCCTGGGGGCTTTGCTCTTGCTGGGGGGGCTCGACACAAAAGCCCTGGGACAGTCCAGGGGGGCGTCCCACGACTCGTTGGCCCAGGTCCAGTCGGCGCAGTTCGGAGACGCCCGGCGCGCGCATCTGTGGCGGGTTGGGGCGTGGGGGGGCGTCAACGCGCTGGGGGGACTGGCGCTGGTCTGGGCGTCGTCCCGCTCGGCCCAGTCGACCCGATGGCACTTTGGGGCCATGTCGGCGGGGTGGGGGCTCGTGAACGCCGGCATTGCCGCCGGGGGGCTTCTGGCGTCCGGGCCCCCGCCGGCGGAGGCCGGCCCCTTGCTGGCGGCGGAGCGACAGTTTCACGACGTGCTGCTCCTCAACCTCGGGCTGAACGTTGCGTACTCGGCCGTCGGCGCCACCATGCTCGGGGCGAGCTACTACGGCATCGACACCGTCGGCCGGTGGCGCGGCTTCGGCACCTCCCTCATCCTGCAGGGGGCCGGGCTGCTCGTGCTGGACGGCATCGCGTTCTGGGCGTCGCGGGGCCGCCTGTCGTCGCTCCTCGACGCGGGCGTGCAGCTGTCCGTGCACCCCGCGCCGACGGGCCTGGCCCTCACGCTTCAGTTCTGAGGCCGGGCCGGCCCGACGCTCTCCTGAATGAGTTCGAAAATGCGCCGGTACTCGTCCGTCCAGCTCGACGGCTCCTCAAAGCCGTGCCCCTCCACTGGATAGATCGCCAGCTCCCAGTTCTCCTTGCCGAGCTCGATGAGGCGCTGGGTGAGCCGGAAGATGTCCTGCGGCTGCACGTTCGTATCGACGAGGCCGTGGGGCATGAGGAGCGGGTCCTCCAGCCCCTCCGCGTGGTAGATGGGGGAGGAGCGGGCGTAGGCGAGGGAGTCGGTTTGCGGGGTGTTCAGGATGTTGGACGTGTAGACGTCGTTGTAGTGGGCCCAATCGGTGACCGAGCGGAGCGCCGCCCCGCCACCGAAGTGCTCCGGTTCGGTGAAGAGGGCCATCAGGGTCATGAAGCCGCCGTACGAGCCGCCGTAGATGAACCGACGCTCGGCGGGAATGCCGTAGGTGTCCCCCACCCACTTGGCGGCGTCAACGTAGTCTTGCAGGTCGCGCCCCCCCATGTGGCGGTAGACGGCCGTGCGCCAGTCGCGCCCGTAGCCCGCCGACCCGCGGTAGTCCACGTCGACCACCGTGTAGCCGAGGTCCGTGAGCATGTTGTGGAACATGTACTCGCGGAAGTACGGCGGAAAGTC
This window encodes:
- a CDS encoding ATP-dependent Clp protease ATP-binding subunit codes for the protein MEGNFSNRVRDVISYSREEAVRLGHDYIGTEHLLLGLIREGDGIAVKILRNLGCDLLELKEAVEDTVRSTSSSTSVGNIPLTKQAEKVLKITYLEAKLYKSDVIGTEHLLLSLLRDDENIAAQILQQGFSVTYDAVRNELDSIISGKASSSSSGSGGSGGRLSSGYGQESSESENSNTPVLDNFGRDLTELAEEDELDPIIGREEEIKRVAQILSRRKKNNPVLIGEPGVGKTAIAEGLAARIVDRKVSRVLYDKRIVTLDLASLVAGTKYRGQFEERMKAVMKELEDNDDIILFIDEIHTIVGAGGASGSLDASNMFKPALARGDLQCIGATTLDEYRQNIEGDGALDRRFQKIIVDPSTPEETVNILSNIKSYYEDHHNVRFSEEAIDLAVQLSDRYITDRFLPDKAIDVMDEAGARVHLSNIEVPPEILELEEQIEDVQEEKNQVVKSQRFEEAARLRDKEKTLQEELEEAKQQWHEQAETEVHDVTSEEIAEVVAMMTGIPVDKISEPEQQKLLKMEESLKEHVVGQDEAIEKLSKAIRRTRAGLKDPEKPIGSFIFLGPTGVGKTELAKVLTEYLFDSQESLIRIDMSEYMEKFSVSRLVGAPPGYVGHEEGGQLTEKVRRKPYSVVLLDEIEKAHPDVSNILLQVLDDGILTDGMGREVDFRNTILIMTSNIGTQDIKSFGQGIGFDQTDGEDMDYTSMKSTVQDALKNVFNPEFLNRLDDVIVFNPLNKENIFDIIDIMSEDLFERAEELGLDLEFDEAAKEFLTDRGFDQKYGARPLRRALQKYVQDPMAEDILHDEITEGDTVLITHDGESEELSFEVEEGEAPTEEAPADANGEASSVSAEEVAEGASTDENGSGEEPSTASDEE
- a CDS encoding DUF6992 family protein, which produces MTSIKPPASVPPSAIAAVLGALLLLGGLDTKALGQSRGASHDSLAQVQSAQFGDARRAHLWRVGAWGGVNALGGLALVWASSRSAQSTRWHFGAMSAGWGLVNAGIAAGGLLASGPPPAEAGPLLAAERQFHDVLLLNLGLNVAYSAVGATMLGASYYGIDTVGRWRGFGTSLILQGAGLLVLDGIAFWASRGRLSSLLDAGVQLSVHPAPTGLALTLQF
- a CDS encoding HesB/IscA family protein — encoded protein: MPDIASPTSDTSSQDAPIQISPNAAREIRKIINKKNIPDGYGLRVGVKGGGCSGMSYVLGFDKEREKDKVFNLDGITVYMDKRHGLYLMGTTINYHDGLDARGFTFENPNATETCGCGASFAA